ATGTGTCAGAAGGCCATGCAAGTTGTTGTATTCAGACTGGCAAACTGTACACTGATATGGAGTAGAGGAGATGGCAGGGTTTGCAGAAGACAGCTGCACCGTTTTCTCCTGGGAAAGGCTGGGATCCTCTGAACACTCTGTATCCTGGTCCATCTGTGACGTTGTTATCTGGTCTTCAGAATCCATCCTGATCCCAGATTCATCAGGCTGTGTGCCAGACTTCTCAGCAGCATCTTTCTCCTTAATGATATCTAACAGCACAGATTCATCCCCATTCATGGCCCAAGGGTGAAAAGCTTGGTAGTGATTAGTAATATCCCAAATGGAAGATGCTTCAAAAATGCAATCTCTGCATTTATAGGACTTTGCCTCTGTTGGCATCACaagggcaggaggggaaggatcaGGACCTGCCCAGAGTTTAGTTGCCATGTAAGTATAATCAACGTAATGCTCAGGATGCCTCCTTTGGTAATGCACAAGCAAACCACTTGGCTCTGTGTGTGAATAAATGCACCATTCACAGTGATAACCAGCCTCTATCAagccatccaaaaatgcccatCTGAGAATGGATGTGACTGTAGCTTTCAGGGTTGGGTGATCTTTCTTGATATGCTTCCTCAATGCATAGAAGTAAGGTGAAGTATAGCTACACTGCCTGCACTTGAGGGCTCTCAGCTTTGACTTGTCCCGTTCAGTGCTAGAGGTGTGAGCAGGCACGTTGCCAGTCGACTTCTTCTGGCTGCGATCACAAAGGCTTCTAATGGTGGCTGTATGCTGTCTAATCACATCTGCATTAGCTTTGAAGTCACGATGCTTCTTTTGATAATGAATGAGCACACCTTTCACGGTCCTGTTTCCATAATCACAGTGCTggcagaaaaacatttcattctCAGGAGGATTCACAGAGGTCTCAGAACCACCTCGGCTCAACTGCTGCATTGACACTGGTGGCCTCTGAATACCAGGTGGCAGCTCACCAGCCCTCATCATTGCTGCAGTGGGAGGTGCCTGTCTGATATATTTGGCCGTGACCTTTATCTCTGGGTGCCTCTTCTGGTAGTGGACAAGCACTCCAACAACTGAGCGGTTGCTGTATGAACAGTGTTTGCAGTAGTAGAGTTCAGTAGCAAGgtctgggggtggtggtgggggaggTGGAGGCTGAGAAGCCAAGTTGGACAGTTTTGGGGAGACAGGTGTCCCCATCTCAAAAGACATCTGAGCCAGGGCAGAGCCCCTATCAACAGAGACGACACGCATGGTCTTCTGAATTCTGAAATATGATGCTTTTTCTTCGGGGTGCTTTTTCTGGTAATGAACCAAAACTGAATGCATGTTAGGGCTTGCAAATGAACACACGTCACAGTCATAAACAACCACAGTATTGACGGAAGGATCCTTCTGATTTTCACATTCAGGGCTAAAACTCTTGGCGGCACTTTTGTTAAAGCCAGCTGGCACACCAGCCCCGCGAGCCACGGGGGTGGAGGTTGCCATAGTTTTTGGAGCAGAATTCAAGATCTCTCTCAGTGTCTGAGACTCTGTGTTCAGCCCTTCTTGCTGCTCAACAACATAGCTTGAAAATATCATTGCATTGTTAATTTTCACGGTGGGATGCATTCTTTGGTAATGTGGCATTAGACTTCTAACATTCGGGCTTGTGTAAGAGCAGAAGCGACAGCGGTAGATCAGATCAGAATGATCAAAGTTCAGTACATTCATAGCTTCAGGATGATGCTCTCCATAATGCTGCTGCAGGTCTTCAAAGTTTGTATAGTCAATATAGCACTCAAGACACCGGTATACTGCACTGTGATCATTGGGATCCAGGATATATCTAAAGCTGAATTTAATATAGGGGTGCATTCGCTGGTAGTGGGTGCTAACGCTCCGGGCAGATTTGTTGCTGAAATCACAGTGTTTACAATAGTAAAGCCTGCCAGAGTCATTaaactctgcattttcattGTTCTGATCAGTACCATACATGTTTGACTGGCCCCCCAGAACAGAGGCATTAGGGCTCTGATGTTCTTTCATGCTGACAGAAGAATAATAGTCTTCCTCATCTTCTGATAAAGTGAGCTCAATCTCTGCTCCATTGGCAGAATTGTAATCATGCTGCAAGCTTCTGAAGTTTGCCTCCTTCTGGGAATCATTAGCCTCTCTTCCCCACATTTGCTGTGGTGCATAAGAACTGGAAACATCTATCATTGGTTCTGTTTGCTCTTCTTCTCTGTCTAACTCAACTTCTATCTCCACCTCAttgtcttcctcctcttcctcatcatCCTCTACATTAATCACAGCATCttcttgctgtttgttttggttgaTTTTGCTCTGCAGGTTGCTCGCTATTTCGTCAATCCTAGTTCTCTTTTTCACTGGTGACAGATCTAAAGGGAAATCATTTGACACCTTCCGAGGGGCCTTTGCAACAAAGTTATTTTTAGATGACAGCCCAAGGATCGAGGTCTGGCTCTTCTTCACTGTGCTGGCAGAAGTGTGAGCATCTGCCTCGCTCTCTTGTGGTGTGTTGGATGGTGGTCCATCATATTTCGGCAGGTTGTCACAGAATGAGTGCTTGTGCTGCTGATGAACTCTGAGGCCTTTCAAAGTTGTGGTGGAATAGTTGCACATTGTGCACTTATATGGATGCTGTGAATGGGGCTGGGGtgattgctgctgttgttgttgttgctgctgctgctgctgctgctgcactggcTCCATCATCCCAGCTGACTTCCTGCCATTTATATTTCCACTCTCATAAGACACAGCACTGTCGTTCAAAGAAGAGGCGATGCTTTCAGTCTGAGAGTTCACAGTGTCCCAGTCTGATGTTGTACCTGTATGACATTGCTTGTGGGCGCCAAGCTTTAATGAACTCTTGCAAGTGAAAGGGCATTCGTCACACTTGTACACAGCCGTCTTTCCAGACAGGTGGATGTTCTCAATGTGACGGGAAATGCTTCGGCGGTGCATAGTCAGGAAAGGACAAAAAGGACACTGGAACCTGTTCATATATCTTCTAAAGGGGATCCCCTTTGTTTCCAGGAGCTTGTTGCCATCAGATCCcatcagctgctctgcagacatTCCTGTGGTCTGGTGATCCATGGAGTTCAAGCCATTCTCGCTGTCCATTTCATTTAGCTCTTCATCTGAGCTGGAGTCATTTAGCATACTGTTTGTTTCCAGGTCAGCAGAAGAATTTGTCATATCAGCAATTCCATAGCGGGATCTGTCAGACAAATTAACCATGCCCGAGTTGTGAGGTGACTTAGGCTTCATTTGAGGATAAGACACGGAAGAAAACTTGGAAGATGTAGAAGAGTTGGGCCTGATAAGGGAATTGCCCATAGAGCTTCTAAAGTTTGAGACATTAGCGTTCGACATCTCACGTCCTGTTGTATTCATGGACATATAGTTAGAGTTTGGGGAGGCATTCTGGGCACTCTTGTTCTGTACATCAGTTGCACTGGTTCCTTCTTGTTGCTGCCTCAGGCTTGACAGTATTTTTACCATACTGCGGTGCTTTTTCATCATGTGGTCACACCAGCGCTCCCTTCGAGGTGTCTGGTAGCTGCACCATTCACAGCAAAAGTTGCCCCTCGACTTTGTCAGGGGCTTGACCATGGACTCCAAAATGCTCCGCTCCACcacctctgcaggcagctccttgCAGGGTTCCTGCACTGGCACAGAAGCAGATGTTGATTCAGATATAGCAGTGGCAGCTGTAGGGGGAGTTGAACTCTCTTTCAGGTTGTTTTTGTGATACATTTTCTGGTGCTTAATAATCCTTGCACGCCTGGGTGACTTGTAGGTGCAGAACTGGCAACTGAAAACTTTGCCAAACCCTTCATGCATCATGATGTTGTAATTTAAGGAACTAGCGGTTGGTGGCCCCACTGAGCTCCCCCCAGCCTGTGTTCCATGAACTTTGCGTGTGTGCTCTATGAGGAGGTTTTTGGAACGGAAGTAGCGCACACAGAACTTGCACTGGAAAAAtttgttggttggtttaggATTTGGAGCCATATGCTGACCATAGAAAGTCTGGCTCTGGCTATAGTAACTTCCAGTCCCCATCTGACTTGTTGCATTTTGCCCTAAAATGAGAATTAAggtgaatatataaataaataaaatcaaatattgAGGCTTTTTCTCCACCCACCCTATATGCATAAGAACACAACTGCATCTTGAACAACTATCAATCACAGCAGGGTTCTCTCACTTACTTATGACTTAAGTACACTCTCTGTAGAGAGTACACTCTCTACACGTATCTATATATCTGGCGACTTTCAGAAAAATGGCCATCGTCCATAACATAGACATATACATGCTATGGTGTAAACTTTCGGATGGACCATTTCCAAAATAATcttctttggggaaaaagaaagctaGTACACTAATAAGGTTGAACATATTGAGGTGGTTCACAGTGGTGAAGAACCATGAAAATCtgacaaacaaaaagcattatGAAGAAATACACTAAAAGCGGCTAATAAAACCACCCTCCACATTTCTATTTACAGGAAGAGCTGTGGTCAGAATCAATATGGCTGAAGCTAGATATCTGCTTTGGTGTCACAGCAGTAAGGATAATTGAGTTTTTACAATCACATTAAAAGTATTAACTAATATGTACTAAAATAAGCCACATGTGAAATTGGTGGTTAGAGCTGAGATTTACCTGCTATTTCATCTGCAATCGTAAATTCATCCTTTACAGAAGAAAACTCAACCTCAGTCTGGTTGCTAGCATTCATGGAACCAGATCTTGGCTGGCTAGGGCTTTCCTCTGAGACATCGGTTGGCTGCAGGAAAGCAGTGTGAACATCCTGAATATGAGCTTTAAGGTCTTCATACGATGGAGCTCGAAAATCGCAGCCATCACACTGCAACACCTCCATGGTTCAAGAACGATCTTTCACATGAGAAAATTCTGcaagaaaaagagagggagaagaagagAGAGGTTTTAGAGCAATGCCATTTTAACAAATTCTGAAACAGGTAATATCACGCTTATAAAGACAGTCATTTCCAGATACTCCATTTACTGCAGTGTAAAACTCAACCTGTGCTTGCTATATGAAGATGCCTCAGTTTGGATTCACATGAATTCCTACCTAGGTAGCTCACAAGTTGCTGACTCAACTCTACAGTCAACGTTCTGACAGATGACTACTGACTCTGTGGACTTTGTCCTCTTGACTTTTCCATTATATAGGACAAGGCTGTTGTTCAGAAGTTTGTCTTGTTCAAAGACCACAAACAGTATTCTAGAGAAATAGCACATTACTCCCAAACAGCTGTGTACTCTAATTTACGATCAGAAGACAATGGCTTCTGCCTCTGTGAATCTCACTAACATTTCTTGGAAGTTGAAAAGTATTGCCTGTTTTATCCGCCACAGATTAAAAGcctctacaggaaaaaaaaatctgcctttctTCTCAATATCCTCTCAGTTGTGAGGTTGATGAAAAACCTAGACAACACTGCAAGTTGAGATGCAGCCACATGCACTCAAAGTAGTATGGTTTGTTCTACCTTAATTCCACCATGCCTTGCAAGGGCATCTCCATCCTTTGTTAAAATGTTTACTGCTTAATTTGAGTCTGTTCTGGGGACACAGCCTTTGCAAGATAGCAGTCTTTTGGGAAGGCAAGAACTGGAGGATGGGAAAGACAGCAAAGGAAATAGGAATTTTGCAAAAGTACAACAGAAGTATGAGTAACAAAGACTTTCCTCAGAAACATCATGGCTTCTTTGATTTATCCAAATGCTCTACATATCTTGAAGTACCAAATAACACAAAATACGGCAATGTGAATTATGGAAGTTTGGTTTGTGACCAACTAACCCTGCTTCAGAGGTTGTATATTTATACATTGCCATGAAAGAGAGGAGACACAAAACACAAGCAAGACAAAAGCCTTAGACTGTCCTACTTCATGCAGTATTTAGACACAAGAGCAACTTTTCTATATTAATGACAGAATTACTTCTTTAAGTTTCCACATGCTGTGCTGGTACAGGGATAATCTGGGCAGTCCAGAGGTCCAGTATACAAGGGCTGCCTCGAAAACTGAAAATTCCATGTTTTTTGCACATAAAGTACAAAGCTCCTTCTGCAGTGAGGAGAATGCTCCAAAACATTAGTGCAATGAAATTAGAGAGGACACTACATCAGGATTTTACATAAAAGAATGCTTCTTCTGATAGCCTGCTAAAATTAACTTCTAGCAAGTCAAATTCTGGACTGTCTGAGCACACAGGCTCTCCACATATTTACCTACATTATTTTGCAGGCTGCACTGTGTCCTTTCTCTTCCAacccccctctctccctcccaccaccaataaagaaaatgaacgCTGTACCAGCTTCTTTTCGGCTAACAAAGTTACAATAATCGAGATACTCAAGCTTTTATGTGCAAGCACCAGACCAAATTGTGTGGAAGAGGTTGCTATCTGCTCTGGATCAAATTACAGCAGTGAGTGAAGCCCCACCCCACGTCTCCTTTAGCACAGTCCATTAGacctgaaaacaaatttttccATGGAGCAGACGACTCCTGCATTTAGAGCACTTCACAGAAAAGCAGATCATCCAGTTTTCACTACCCATCCCCCAAGCTTAGTCCTTTCATCTCAGCCAAACAagccacagctctgctgaaTGTGTTTATCACACTTTCAAGAGATATGAGCCCCTGCGTCACTGAAGCTTTAAGACTCACTAAGCTGCCCTAGTCCTCTGAGCTTTGGGAGCAGCCATTTTAGCTCAGACAACTCCTGCACTGAGAGGCTCAGAGCTTCTCGCCCGTGCACAACATGGCCTCACTTATCTCAGCTTCATCTCCAGCACACCagggtttttcctttttttttttttttttttttttttccctttcttttttctttcctcctccttcttggGTCACGCTTGAAAAATCAGCATCCCCAGAACACACCTCCCCTTCTCCTGCGTGACTTGCACCCCAAACCATGTCACTGGTGTCCCCCTGCACTGCCCAAGCAGCA
This region of Anas platyrhynchos isolate ZD024472 breed Pekin duck chromosome Z, IASCAAS_PekinDuck_T2T, whole genome shotgun sequence genomic DNA includes:
- the ZNF462 gene encoding zinc finger protein 462 isoform X6 — translated: MEVLQCDGCDFRAPSYEDLKAHIQDVHTAFLQPTDVSEESPSQPRSGSMNASNQTEVEFSSVKDEFTIADEIAGQNATSQMGTGSYYSQSQTFYGQHMAPNPKPTNKFFQCKFCVRYFRSKNLLIEHTRKVHGTQAGGSSVGPPTASSLNYNIMMHEGFGKVFSCQFCTYKSPRRARIIKHQKMYHKNNLKESSTPPTAATAISESTSASVPVQEPCKELPAEVVERSILESMVKPLTKSRGNFCCEWCSYQTPRRERWCDHMMKKHRSMVKILSSLRQQQEGTSATDVQNKSAQNASPNSNYMSMNTTGREMSNANVSNFRSSMGNSLIRPNSSTSSKFSSVSYPQMKPKSPHNSGMVNLSDRSRYGIADMTNSSADLETNSMLNDSSSDEELNEMDSENGLNSMDHQTTGMSAEQLMGSDGNKLLETKGIPFRRYMNRFQCPFCPFLTMHRRSISRHIENIHLSGKTAVYKCDECPFTCKSSLKLGAHKQCHTGTTSDWDTVNSQTESIASSLNDSAVSYESGNINGRKSAGMMEPVQQQQQQQQQQQQQQSPQPHSQHPYKCTMCNYSTTTLKGLRVHQQHKHSFCDNLPKYDGPPSNTPQESEADAHTSASTVKKSQTSILGLSSKNNFVAKAPRKVSNDFPLDLSPVKKRTRIDEIASNLQSKINQNKQQEDAVINVEDDEEEEEDNEVEIEVELDREEEQTEPMIDVSSSYAPQQMWGREANDSQKEANFRSLQHDYNSANGAEIELTLSEDEEDYYSSVSMKEHQSPNASVLGGQSNMYGTDQNNENAEFNDSGRLYYCKHCDFSNKSARSVSTHYQRMHPYIKFSFRYILDPNDHSAVYRCLECYIDYTNFEDLQQHYGEHHPEAMNVLNFDHSDLIYRCRFCSYTSPNVRSLMPHYQRMHPTVKINNAMIFSSYVVEQQEGLNTESQTLREILNSAPKTMATSTPVARGAGVPAGFNKSAAKSFSPECENQKDPSVNTVVVYDCDVCSFASPNMHSVLVHYQKKHPEEKASYFRIQKTMRVVSVDRGSALAQMSFEMGTPVSPKLSNLASQPPPPPPPPPDLATELYYCKHCSYSNRSVVGVLVHYQKRHPEIKVTAKYIRQAPPTAAMMRAGELPPGIQRPPVSMQQLSRGGSETSVNPPENEMFFCQHCDYGNRTVKGVLIHYQKKHRDFKANADVIRQHTATIRSLCDRSQKKSTGNVPAHTSSTERDKSKLRALKCRQCSYTSPYFYALRKHIKKDHPTLKATVTSILRWAFLDGLIEAGYHCEWCIYSHTEPSGLLVHYQRRHPEHYVDYTYMATKLWAGPDPSPPALVMPTEAKSYKCRDCIFEASSIWDITNHYQAFHPWAMNGDESVLLDIIKEKDAAEKSGTQPDESGIRMDSEDQITTSQMDQDTECSEDPSLSQEKTVQLSSANPAISSTPYQCTVCQSEYNNLHGLLTHYGKKHPGMKVKAADFAQDIDINPGAVYKCRHCPYINTRIHGVLTHYQKRHPSIKVTAEDFVHDVEQSNDIAQNDVEETSRIFKQGYGAYRCKLCPYTHGTLEKLKIHYEKYHNQPEFDVFAQSPPKVSASLEPDMVTEIKASPEIAAEDVGEISVAAPHFSSSHLVSHTVFRCQLCKYFCSTRKGIARHYRIKHNNVRAQPEGKNNLFKCALCSYTNPIRKGLAAHYQKRHDIDAYYTHCLAASRTVSDKPNKVIIPSPPKDDTPQLSEELRRAVEKKKCSLCSFQSFSKKGIVSHYMKRHPGVFPKKQHASKLGGYFTAVYADEHEKPTPTEEKNEFEKPEVESEAQEIEWLPFRCIKCFKLSFSTAELLCMHYTDHHSKDLKRDFTILGSGTRSQNAVYQCKHCDMKLHSTAELTAHLNGHNEEFQKRAKRQERRKQLLSKQKYADGAFADFKQERAFGHLEDVSKLKERKVVGYKCKFCVEVHPTLRAICNHLRKHVQYGNVSSVSATVKGLRSHERSHLALAMFTREDKYSCQYCSFVSAFRHNR
- the ZNF462 gene encoding zinc finger protein 462 isoform X5, producing the protein MEVLQCDGCDFRAPSYEDLKAHIQDVHTAFLQPTDVSEESPSQPRSGSMNASNQTEVEFSSVKDEFTIADEIAVQEPCKELPAEVVERSILESMVKPLTKSRGNFCCEWCSYQTPRRERWCDHMMKKHRSMVKILSSLRQQQEGTSATDVQNKSAQNASPNSNYMSMNTTGREMSNANVSNFRSSMGNSLIRPNSSTSSKFSSVSYPQMKPKSPHNSGMVNLSDRSRYGIADMTNSSADLETNSMLNDSSSDEELNEMDSENGLNSMDHQTTGMSAEQLMGSDGNKLLETKGIPFRRYMNRFQCPFCPFLTMHRRSISRHIENIHLSGKTAVYKCDECPFTCKSSLKLGAHKQCHTGTTSDWDTVNSQTESIASSLNDSAVSYESGNINGRKSAGMMEPVQQQQQQQQQQQQQQSPQPHSQHPYKCTMCNYSTTTLKGLRVHQQHKHSFCDNLPKYDGPPSNTPQESEADAHTSASTVKKSQTSILGLSSKNNFVAKAPRKVSNDFPLDLSPVKKRTRIDEIASNLQSKINQNKQQEDAVINVEDDEEEEEDNEVEIEVELDREEEQTEPMIDVSSSYAPQQMWGREANDSQKEANFRSLQHDYNSANGAEIELTLSEDEEDYYSSVSMKEHQSPNASVLGGQSNMYGTDQNNENAEFNDSGRLYYCKHCDFSNKSARSVSTHYQRMHPYIKFSFRYILDPNDHSAVYRCLECYIDYTNFEDLQQHYGEHHPEAMNVLNFDHSDLIYRCRFCSYTSPNVRSLMPHYQRMHPTVKINNAMIFSSYVVEQQEGLNTESQTLREILNSAPKTMATSTPVARGAGVPAGFNKSAAKSFSPECENQKDPSVNTVVVYDCDVCSFASPNMHSVLVHYQKKHPEEKASYFRIQKTMRVVSVDRGSALAQMSFEMGTPVSPKLSNLASQPPPPPPPPPDLATELYYCKHCSYSNRSVVGVLVHYQKRHPEIKVTAKYIRQAPPTAAMMRAGELPPGIQRPPVSMQQLSRGGSETSVNPPENEMFFCQHCDYGNRTVKGVLIHYQKKHRDFKANADVIRQHTATIRSLCDRSQKKSTGNVPAHTSSTERDKSKLRALKCRQCSYTSPYFYALRKHIKKDHPTLKATVTSILRWAFLDGLIEAGYHCEWCIYSHTEPSGLLVHYQRRHPEHYVDYTYMATKLWAGPDPSPPALVMPTEAKSYKCRDCIFEASSIWDITNHYQAFHPWAMNGDESVLLDIIKEKDAAEKSGTQPDESGIRMDSEDQITTSQMDQDTECSEDPSLSQEKTVQLSSANPAISSTPYQCTVCQSEYNNLHGLLTHYGKKHPGMKVKAADFAQDIDINPGAVYKCRHCPYINTRIHGVLTHYQKRHPSIKVTAEDFVHDVEQSNDIAQNDVEETSRIFKQGYGAYRCKLCPYTHGTLEKLKIHYEKYHNQPEFDVFAQSPPKVSASLEPDMVTEIKASPEIAAEDVGEISVAAPHFSSSHLVSHTVFRCQLCKYFCSTRKGIARHYRIKHNNVRAQPEGKNNLFKCALCSYTNPIRKGLAAHYQKRHDIDAYYTHCLAASRTVSDKPNKVIIPSPPKDDTPQLSEELRRAVEKKKCSLCSFQSFSKKGIVSHYMKRHPGVFPKKQHASKLGGYFTAVYADEHEKPTPTEEKNEFEKPEVESEAQEIEWLPFRCIKCFKLSFSTAELLCMHYTDHHSKDLKRDFTILGSGTRSQNAVYQCKHCDMKLHSTAELTAHLNGHNEEFQKRAKRQERRKQLLSKQKYADGAFADFKQERAFGHLEDVSKLKERKVVGYKCKFCVEVHPTLRAICNHLRKHVQYGNVSSVSATVKGLRSHERSHLALAMFTREDKYSCQYCSFVSAFRHNLDRHMQTHHGHHKPFRCKLCPFKSSYNSRLKTHILKAHAGEHAYKCSSCSFSTMTISQLKEHSLKVHGKALTLPRPRIVNLAASHAHHTSKNHTPAEEVEDSNDSSYSEPPDVQQQLNHYQSAALARNNNNVSPIPLSGSAAGMEKTEAILNCEFCEFSSGYIQSIRRHYRDKHGGKKLFKCKDCSFYTGFKSAFTMHVEAGHSAVPEEGPKDLRCPLCLYHTKYKRNMIDHIVLHREERVVPIEVCRSKLSKYLQGVVFRCDKCTFTCSSDESLQQHIEKHNELKPYKCQLCYYETKHTEELDAHLRDEHKVSRNFELVGRVNLDQLEQMKGKTESSSSDEEEKEEELSPKTEERDPMMFSDTGPPEKRFPCEFCGRSFTEGSEWERHVLRHGMALNESKHGTSEDSQTKEDVEETVSTLPEEKESIEKMVLDYSHNSETVVSVVAADKPLQENPEAKNE
- the ZNF462 gene encoding zinc finger protein 462 isoform X2, with translation MEVLQCDGCDFRAPSYEDLKAHIQDVHTAFLQPTDVSEESPSQPRSGSMNASNQTEVEFSSVKDEFTIADEIAGQNATSQMGTGSYYSQSQTFYGQHMAPNPKPTNKFFQCKFCVRYFRSKNLLIEHTRKVHGTQAGGSSVGPPTASSLNYNIMMHEGFGKVFSCQFCTYKSPRRARIIKHQKMYHKNNLKESSTPPTAATAISESTSASVPVQEPCKELPAEVVERSILESMVKPLTKSRGNFCCEWCSYQTPRRERWCDHMMKKHRSMVKILSSLRQQQEGTSATDVQNKSAQNASPNSNYMSMNTTGREMSNANVSNFRSSMGNSLIRPNSSTSSKFSSVSYPQMKPKSPHNSGMVNLSDRSRYGIADMTNSSADLETNSMLNDSSSDEELNEMDSENGLNSMDHQTTGMSAEQLMGSDGNKLLETKGIPFRRYMNRFQCPFCPFLTMHRRSISRHIENIHLSGKTAVYKCDECPFTCKSSLKLGAHKQCHTGTTSDWDTVNSQTESIASSLNDSAVSYESGNINGRKSAGMMEPVQQQQQQQQQQQQQQSPQPHSQHPYKCTMCNYSTTTLKGLRVHQQHKHSFCDNLPKYDGPPSNTPQESEADAHTSASTVKKSQTSILGLSSKNNFVAKAPRKVSNDFPLDLSPVKKRTRIDEIASNLQSKINQNKQQEDAVINVEDDEEEEEDNEVEIEVELDREEEQTEPMIDVSSSYAPQQMWGREANDSQKEANFRSLQHDYNSANGAEIELTLSEDEEDYYSSVSMKEHQSPNASVLGGQSNMYGTDQNNENAEFNDSGRLYYCKHCDFSNKSARSVSTHYQRMHPYIKFSFRYILDPNDHSAVYRCLECYIDYTNFEDLQQHYGEHHPEAMNVLNFDHSDLIYRCRFCSYTSPNVRSLMPHYQRMHPTVKINNAMIFSSYVVEQQEGLNTESQTLREILNSAPKTMATSTPVARGAGVPAGFNKSAAKSFSPECENQKDPSVNTVVVYDCDVCSFASPNMHSVLVHYQKKHPEEKASYFRIQKTMRVVSVDRGSALAQMSFEMGTPVSPKLSNLASQPPPPPPPPPDLATELYYCKHCSYSNRSVVGVLVHYQKRHPEIKVTAKYIRQAPPTAAMMRAGELPPGIQRPPVSMQQLSRGGSETSVNPPENEMFFCQHCDYGNRTVKGVLIHYQKKHRDFKANADVIRQHTATIRSLCDRSQKKSTGNVPAHTSSTERDKSKLRALKCRQCSYTSPYFYALRKHIKKDHPTLKATVTSILRWAFLDGLIEAGYHCEWCIYSHTEPSGLLVHYQRRHPEHYVDYTYMATKLWAGPDPSPPALVMPTEAKSYKCRDCIFEASSIWDITNHYQAFHPWAMNGDESVLLDIIKEKDAAEKSGTQPDESGIRMDSEDQITTSQMDQDTECSEDPSLSQEKTVQLSSANPAISSTPYQCTVCQSEYNNLHGLLTHYGKKHPGMKVKAADFAQDIDINPGAVYKCRHCPYINTRIHGVLTHYQKRHPSIKVTAEDFVHDVEQSNDIAQNDVEETSRIFKQGYGAYRCKLCPYTHGTLEKLKIHYEKYHNQPEFDVFAQSPPKVSASLEPDMVTEIKASPEIAAEDVGEISVAAPHFSSSHLVSHTVFRCQLCKYFCSTRKGIARHYRIKHNNVRAQPEGKNNLFKCALCSYTNPIRKGLAAHYQKRHDIDAYYTHCLAASRTVSDKPNKVIIPSPPKDDTPQLSEELRRAVEKKKCSLCSFQSFSKKGIVSHYMKRHPGVFPKKQHASKLGGYFTAVYADEHEKPTPTEEKNEFEKPEVESEAQEIEWLPFRCIKCFKLSFSTAELLCMHYTDHHSKDLKRDFTILGSGTRSQNAVYQCKHCDMKLHSTAELTAHLNGHNEEFQKRAKRQERRKQLLSKQKYADGAFADFKQERAFGHLEDVSKLKERKVVGYKCKFCVEVHPTLRAICNHLRKHVQYGNVSSVSATVKGLRSHERSHLALAMFTREDKYSCQYCSFVSAFRHNLDRHMQTHHGHHKPFRCKLCPFKSSYNSRLKTHILKAHAGEHAYKCSSCSFSTMTISQLKEHSLKVHGKALTLPRPRIVNLAASHAHHTSKNHTPAEEVEDSNDSSYSEPPDVQQQLNHYQSAALARNNNNVSPIPLSGSAAGMEKTEAILNCEFCEFSSGYIQSIRRHYRDKHGGKKLFKCKDCSFYTGFKSAFTMHVEAGHSAVPEEGPKDLRCPLCLYHTKYKRNMIDHIVLHREERVVPIEVCRSKLSKYLQGVVFRCDKCTFTCSSDESLQQHIEKHNELKPYKCQLCYYETKHTEELDAHLRDEHKVSRNFELVGRVNLDQLEQMKGKTESSSSDEEEKEEELSPKTEERDPMMFSDTGPPEKRFPCEFCGRSFTEGSEWERHVLRHGMALNESKHGTSEDSQTKEDVEETVSTLPEEKESIEKMVLDYSHNSETVVSVVAADKPLQENPEAKNE